The DNA segment CAACCTCTTTGTTACATTGCGCAATTATCGCAATACCATCAGATTGAAGAAACTTGGCGATTCCGTTTTTTAGGAGAGATTTGTAGGTACCATCTAATGATGCAAAAGGTTCATCCATAAACAATATCGGGGCTGAGCATAGTTGGGCACAGGCTACCAATAGTTTCCTTTGTCCGTATGATAAACTCCATGTAAATCTACCTAACAATGGCTTAATAGCAATTAATAGATCAGCAAGGCATTCTGGCCAATTTTGCATTTTCCCATTGCATCTTAACTCATCAAATGAATCGTACATAGAAATCTGATCTTCGGCATTTTGAGTAATATAACTAAAAAAATCAAAGAACTTTCTACCTGTTTTGTAAGTATTATCTCCCCAAACAATACTTCCTGTTGCAGATTTATGGAATCCACAAATTGCATCAATGAGAGTAGTTTTTCCTGATCCGTTCGATCCATTTATTGATAGGTATGAACCACGTATCAATTCCGATGAGGGCAAAGTGAAGCACTTTTTATTCCTTTGAGCAGTTACATCACATAAAGAAAGCGTGTATTTATGTTGATTCTTAGCACCTTTCAATGAATAATGTGCAATATCTGGTACTTTCGCTACCTGATTGACATTGCATGACAGTCTTAATACGATAACTCTTGGATCACATTTTAAATGGTCTACTACTCTTTGATCATGTGTCGCAATAAATGTTATTGAGCGTTCACGATTTTCCTTTTCCAATATATCATTCAGTACCCAGATAGCTCTCGAGTCATCTAAAAATGCAGTAGGCTCATCAAGGAAGAGTAGTTCTGGTTCCATAACGGACAAAGCCAAATATCCAACTATCTGTTGCTGCCCTTTTGATAATTGATAAGGAGAGTGGTTTTCTGTAATTCCGAGACTTTTCACTTGGTCTAATGCATAGTTCACATTTGGACGCTTGGTTGATATGTTTGATCGACGGACAGAAAACTCAAACTCGTCCCTTATTGATGAACATATTATATTTGCTCGTGGCACTTGAGATAAATACCCTGAACGCACGCAATTATCGTCTCCATTAAATGATACATTGGGCTGGATATCTTTCTTAGTTCCGGAATTGACCACTGAAAATTTCGTGCAATGCTTTACTAATATTGTAGACTTATAAACCCCGCTTACAGCCTTTAAATATGATGATTTACCTGAGCCATTATC comes from the Candidatus Cloacimonadaceae bacterium genome and includes:
- a CDS encoding ATP-binding cassette domain-containing protein — its product is MGISLDLTNCSVSFLGGNQIDISIDKQGLSVSSGDIILLLGDNGSGKSSYLKAVSGVYKSTILVKHCTKFSVVNSGTKKDIQPNVSFNGDDNCVRSGYLSQVPRANIICSSIRDEFEFSVRRSNISTKRPNVNYALDQVKSLGITENHSPYQLSKGQQQIVGYLALSVMEPELLFLDEPTAFLDDSRAIWVLNDILEKENRERSITFIATHDQRVVDHLKCDPRVIVLRLSCNVNQVAKVPDIAHYSLKGAKNQHKYTLSLCDVTAQRNKKCFTLPSSELIRGSYLSINGSNGSGKTTLIDAICGFHKSATGSIVWGDNTYKTGRKFFDFFSYITQNAEDQISMYDSFDELRCNGKMQNWPECLADLLIAIKPLLGRFTWSLSYGQRKLLVACAQLCSAPILFMDEPFASLDGTYKSLLKNGIAKFLQSDGIAIIAQCNKEVVQVSGKKVEVQI